The region CGTGGTACAGGAGGAGCCCACCGAGGGGGTGGCGATGCGCTGGCTAGTGGAGGAAGAGGGGCTGCGGCCCGATTATGTAGTGTTGGGCGAGCCGACAAACCTCCAGATCAGCCGCGGCCAACGCGGCCGCGTGGAGATCCGGGTGACCATCTACGGCCGCTCCTGTCATGCTTCCATGCCTGATCTGGGTGAGAACGCGATCTATGCCGCCGCTCGCGTGATCTTCGGAGTAGAGCTGCTGGCCGATCAGCTGACTGTGAACGATCAGGTCCTGGGAAGCGGATCGCTGGCGGTTACGCACATCGAAAGCCAGGCTGGCAGCCGCAACGTCATCCCAGATCGATGTACCTTCGTCATTGATCGCCGGCTCACCCTGGGGGAGACTGAGGCGCGGGCCTTGGCCGAGGTACAACAGGTCGTTCACCGAGAAGGGGTGCGCGCTGAGGTGGTTGTGCCCGAGTTCGAGGTGACCAGCTACACTGGCCAACGGCTGCGCGGGCGAGAGTATTACCCAGCCTGGCTGATGCGAGAGGATCATCCGATGATAAAGGCAGCCCAACGCGCGGTAGAACGGGCACTGGGCGTCCGGCCTCGGCTTTCCACCTGGGCGTTCTCCACGGACGGCGTCTACACTATGGGCGAAGCTGGTATCCCCACCATCGGCTTTGGCCCGGGCGAGGAACGCTACGCGCACACAGCGGACGAGTGCATTCGGGTGGATGACGTGATCCAGGCTGCCCGTGCTTATGCAAGCATCGCCCAAGAGATACTAACGCTGAATCAGAATCATCCATGGAACACGTGAACCGGTTTGAAGGCAAGAAACTGAAGATACTGCTTCTGATCTCAGACACAGGCGGAGGGCACCGCAGCGCTGCCCAGGCGTTGGCGGAGGGTTTCCACGCTCGACTGGGTGATCGCGCTCATACAGTGGTCGTGGACTTGATCACCGAGCACACTTTCTGGCCCCTTAATCAATTGCGCCGCACCTATCGTCCGATGGTGAACGATGCGATGTGGCTATGGCGCACCCTCTGGTATCTGGGCGAACGGCCTTTGATCGTTCGGGCGATCGGGCCTGTCTTCGCGCCGCTGGCCTATCGCCCCGTCAGCGCCTATTTCCGTCAGCAAAACCCTGATCTGGTGGTGACATTACATCCCCTAATCAACCACGCCGCTCTGCGCGTCTTACGGCGCGCTGGCCTAAAAGCGCCCTTCGCCACGGTGGTCACCGATCTAGTCACCGCGCCCATCGCCTGGTTTAACCCTCGAGCGGACCTCTGCTGCGTACCTACCGAGGCAGCCCGCCAGCGCGCCATCCGCTACGGGATGCCACCGGAGCGAGTGGTGGTCACCGGCATGCCCGTCAGTCTCCGGTTCAACCGGCCTCCGGCGGATCGCGCGCAGCAGATGGCCGCGCGTGCCCACCTGGGGCTCAACCCTGAGCTGCCGACCGTCTTGATCGTCAGCGGCGGCGAGGGGATGGGACCGGTGGAGCCAATCGCAGCTGCAGTCGCGGAGAAGCTGGCACAGACGATCCCCGCTCAGATGGTGGTGATCTGCGGGCGCAATGAAGCCTTGCAAAGGCGATTATCGGGCCGAACGTGGCCTATCCCCACCTCGATCCAGGGATTCGTGCGCGACATGCCGGAGTGGATGATCGCGTCAGATTGCCTCGTGACCAAGGCCGGCCCCGGCACTATCAGCGAGGCGCTTATCCTCGGCCTCCCTATCGTTCTCAGTGGGTTCGTTCCCGGCCAGGAGACGGGCAATGTGCCCTACGTCGTGGAAAACAAAGTGGGGGCTTATTCGGAAGACCCGGCGGAGATCGCTCGTATCGTGGCCGAATGGCTGCAGCCTGATAATCCCGAGCTGCCGAAGATGAGGGCCCGCGCTCGCGCGCTGGCCCGTCCTGACGCTACGTTGATCATCGTAGACCATCTGCTACGGCTGATCCCAGAGGCGGCCTTTGGAGCGCTTCATTCTAATCAATCATGGCAAGCCTCCACGCTGGATTCCACCTTGCAGACAGAGGCGTCCAATTAGAGACCTGTCCAGGAAACCCTCGGCAAGCCCTTCGCCTGCCTCCTCTCAGCTTCTTATGCTCCTGTAAGGGGCAGCATAATATAAAACGTGCTCCCGCGCCCCTCTCCCTCGCTTTCTGCCCAAATCCGACCATCGTGCGCCTCTACGATCCTCTGGCACAGCGCCAACCCGATCCCCATGCCTCCAAAGCGGCGCGCTAGGCCCCCGTTTACCTGATAAAACCGCTCAAAGACCCGATTCAGTTTGTCGGGGGGAATGCCGATGCCCTCATCTGTCACTGAGATAATGAGGGACGGCAGGGCATGGGATGAGGATGGCTCGCCATCCGCAACCACACGCGCACGCACCGTGATTCTCCCGCCATCGGGACTGAACTTGATCGCGTTGTCCAGCAGGTTGTTGATCACATGGCTGAGCAGGCTGGAATCAGCGAGGATGGGAGGCAGATCAGGTGACAAGTCTAGCATGAGCTCAACCCCTGCTGCGGCCGCCCGTGCAGCCCACGCACGGACATGTTGCGTGAGCCACGGCCCCAGGTCAAACCGCTCCTTGCACAACGCGTCTCGACGGAAGGTCTGCAAGGTAAGGAGCTGCTCCACCATGAGCTTGAGCCGGGCGCTTTGGCTGGCCAGCACAGCAACGGCATGCTCTTGCTCCGGTGATAGCGAGCCTAAGGCTCCCTCCCTAAGTAGCTCAACGTAGCCCATAATCAGGGTGAGCGGCGTGCGCAGCTCATGTGAGACGTTCTGGATCATCTCGTCCTTAGCCCGCAGGGCCTCCTGTAGTTGCTCGTTGGCCTCCCGTAAGGTGGCGTAAAGGCGCGCGTTCTCCAGGGCGACGGCCGCCTGACGGGCAAACGTCAACATGACCTCTTGTTCATCCTCACTCCAAAGATGCGGTTGGTCATAGTAACATCCTACAGCCGCGGTCGTGCGCCCTTCATATACCAATGGCCAAATCGCTAAGGCCCGATATCCCTCAGCCACCGCCAGACGATAGAGCGCGGTATCCTTCGGCTGCGTTTCGATATCGGTGATCAGAATGGGGTCAGGCGATTTGAGCAGCCGAGCACCGGGCAACTCATGAAGCCAGGAGGTCACCGCCTCCGAATAAGTCTGCGAAATCCCCCTGGACCAAACAAAGGTAAAGGTATCATCGGGATTGCGGCGCGTGACAGCCACCCGATCAGCGCCGCTGAGCGCAAGCGCGCCTTGCCCGATGACAGCGAATAGCTCCTCTACTTGCATAGACCGGTTCAAAGCCTCGGTCAGGGATACCAGCCGATCCATCCGATCGGCGTGTTCCTGGACAGCGGTGAAAAGCTGCAGACGTCCCAACGCCTGGCCGATCTGGCTCGCCACGTGTTGAGCCAGAAGGATCTCCGCCTCGCTGAATTCTCGTCGTTCCACGGCGTCAATCCCCAGCGTCCCGATCACCTCTCCGTCGCTCAAAATCGGGACGATCAAGATAGAAGTGGTGCCTCGATGGCGCATAACCTCCGATATCGGCGCCAGACGGGGGTCGCTTTGAGCGTCGGTGATGGCCAGGGGCGCTTTGTGCGCCAGGATATACGCCATTGAGGGGTTGTCGGCTACTGGGATGCGGATGCCCAAGCCGCTGGGACGGTCGGGATCCCGGTATTCGGCGATCACCTCAGCGCTTGTGCGCTCGGGGTTCAACAGGGCGAAGGTGGCCTGCGGCACCCGGAAGAAGCGAGCCAGCTCGGCACAAATCTCCTGCCATGCCTCCCGCAGATTTGTCGCCGAGGCGGTCAGGCTGATGACGCGGCTAAGCAGCGTGACTTCCTGCAGCCGACGGCGGGCTTCATCATATAAGTGAGCGTTCTCAAGGGCGATGGCGACCTGATCAGCGAAGGCTTGCAATCGCTCCGCATGAGCAGCTGAAAAGAAGCCGGGTGTACTACTATTCAGGTTGAGAAAGCCTATGACCCGATCCTTCAAGCGGATGGGAGCGCCTATGTATGAGCGGATCCAGAGGGCCTCTTCGACGATCACCCAACCCTCGTAGTCCCATACGTCCTCGATGAGCATGGGCTGTCCAGTCTCGGCCATCTGGCGTAGATTGGACACCTCCGACACGGTAAAGCGCAGGGCCGTAATCCATGGTTGTAAACCACGTTGGGTGTATCCTCGGTGGCGGACGACGCGAGCGACGCCTGACTCGATAAGCATGATGTCGGCGGCATCGTGCGGGACTACGTGGCCTACCTTCTCGAGGGTACGATCTAGCACTTCATTCAGATCGAGGGTGCTGGTGAGCGTGTTGGAGATCTCGCGCAGGGCTTCGGCCAGTTGTCGCTGTTCGCGCTCGGCCTCCTCGGCGCGCTGACGCTGAATCGCCGCGCCAAGGATGCCGGCCGCAGTTTTAAGCAGTTCGATCTCAACTTCAGACCACTCCCGCTCATACCGGCACTCGTCAAAGCCGATAAACCCCCACCATCTCTGCGTATCCGTCAAGATAGGCACACACACGAGCGATTGAATGTCCTGAGCGGCGAACGTCACCCGCTCAGCATCTGGAAACTCTCGGATGGGCCCATAGATCGCCTGGCCCTGGCTCATCAGCTCCACCCACCGGCCGAAGCCTCGGGCTTCCCAGGAGAAATTCTGCAGCTCCGGGTTGTCTATCTGCGGCGTAATCCCTGGCGCCACCCACTCGTGTCGCTGACTGGTCAGCAACACGCCATCTGATCCCGCATGGTTTTCGAAGACGTAAGCCCGGCTTACATCTACAGCTTGGCCTAGCCTTTCCAATACCTCTTGAATGCACTTCTCCCAGTCGCCGAATCTCAGGAATCGCTCGGCGGCGAAATTGATCGCCTCCAAGATGGCGCCGCGACGGTGTAGCTCCTCCTCTGCCCGTTTGTGTTGGGTGATGTCCTCCACCATGCCCACGGCGAACCAGGGCTTGCCGGCAGTATCACGAGCCAGGGAGAGGATCACTCGTCCCCAGATGAGCTGGCCATCCTTGCGAAGATAGCGCTTCTCCAGTTGATAGTGATCTCGTTGGCCGGCCATCAGCTCTCGATAGAGGCTCAGATCGGGTTCAAGGTCATCAGGATAGGTGACCTCTGCAAAGCTCATCCCGCGCAGCTCTTCCGCGCGATAGCCCAGGATCTGATGCAACGCAGGATTCGCTCTTAATGTCCGCCCTTTTTCGTCAGTGAGCCCGATGCCGATGGCCGCTCTCTCGAAGATCGCTCGGAACTGCGCTTCGCTCTTCTGCAGCGCGCGCTGAGATTCCTCTAACGCGGCCACCATCTCGTTGATGGCACGGGCCAAGTCTGATAACTCGTCACTTCCTGCGACCGAGACTCGAGCTGAGAAATTCTTACTGGCGCCGATGCGGCTTACCTCATGGTAGAGGCGGACCAGCCGAGACACAACGGCTGTATCTATAAACAACAGCACCAACGCTCCAAAGATCAAACCCACCCCAGTGATTGAGAAAGCAAAGGCGCGAACCGTTATGAGGCCGTGTCGAAAGAGATCCCTGGGCATCGTCATCCGCAGCACAAGGGCCGGCTGACCGTAGATATCCTGCACTAGGGCATATCCGGCTACCGTCTCGGCGTTTTCCGCCCGTATCAGGAAGAGGCTCTGCTCCTTCTGGCCTGGTTGTCCCTCTCGATCCCCTGCCAGGAGCTCGGGCGGCACCTGTGGATCGTCCAGCCTCATCACAGCGAGTGGCAACTGGGTCACCTCAGCCAGCCGCGCCACTTCGGCCTCATTTAGGTAGCGCCCGAAGATCAAGAGCCCACGGCTGGGGCCCTGGCCGAGGCTGGTCAGGATTGGCCGGGCAGCCATGAGCATGAAGCTCTCTGGCAAGCGAAGGACACCTGTTATACTTTCCGAAAGGTTGAAACGCTGAAAGAAAGGGCCGTCAGCGGCGAAGAGCTCTTGCAAACTGGCCGGGACCGGGATCTCCCGCCCGCTTTGCCAA is a window of Anaerolineae bacterium DNA encoding:
- a CDS encoding YgeY family selenium metabolism-linked hydrolase — its product is MSITDPLTPADRAACIAFLRDLVRIPSPSSQERALAQRLAEEMEKAGFAEVRIDRVGNVIGRVGVGRPDRLLVFNGHMDHVGISDPTAWKHDPFGAEIENGFLFGRGAVDMKGALAAMVYGAKLLRESKVRLPGELYVVGVVQEEPTEGVAMRWLVEEEGLRPDYVVLGEPTNLQISRGQRGRVEIRVTIYGRSCHASMPDLGENAIYAAARVIFGVELLADQLTVNDQVLGSGSLAVTHIESQAGSRNVIPDRCTFVIDRRLTLGETEARALAEVQQVVHREGVRAEVVVPEFEVTSYTGQRLRGREYYPAWLMREDHPMIKAAQRAVERALGVRPRLSTWAFSTDGVYTMGEAGIPTIGFGPGEERYAHTADECIRVDDVIQAARAYASIAQEILTLNQNHPWNT
- a CDS encoding galactosyldiacylglycerol synthase; translation: MEHVNRFEGKKLKILLLISDTGGGHRSAAQALAEGFHARLGDRAHTVVVDLITEHTFWPLNQLRRTYRPMVNDAMWLWRTLWYLGERPLIVRAIGPVFAPLAYRPVSAYFRQQNPDLVVTLHPLINHAALRVLRRAGLKAPFATVVTDLVTAPIAWFNPRADLCCVPTEAARQRAIRYGMPPERVVVTGMPVSLRFNRPPADRAQQMAARAHLGLNPELPTVLIVSGGEGMGPVEPIAAAVAEKLAQTIPAQMVVICGRNEALQRRLSGRTWPIPTSIQGFVRDMPEWMIASDCLVTKAGPGTISEALILGLPIVLSGFVPGQETGNVPYVVENKVGAYSEDPAEIARIVAEWLQPDNPELPKMRARARALARPDATLIIVDHLLRLIPEAAFGALHSNQSWQASTLDSTLQTEASN
- a CDS encoding GAF domain-containing protein: MSLRRKLLVLSGVIFVGLVSLLHVISQRMLLASFAALERENAQKNVERVLVALSYELSELDRITVDWAEWDDTYAFMEDRNPEYIESNLGDVTLVDLKLNVMLFVDASGQVVFSKGMDWQSGREIPVPASLQELFAADGPFFQRFNLSESITGVLRLPESFMLMAARPILTSLGQGPSRGLLIFGRYLNEAEVARLAEVTQLPLAVMRLDDPQVPPELLAGDREGQPGQKEQSLFLIRAENAETVAGYALVQDIYGQPALVLRMTMPRDLFRHGLITVRAFAFSITGVGLIFGALVLLFIDTAVVSRLVRLYHEVSRIGASKNFSARVSVAGSDELSDLARAINEMVAALEESQRALQKSEAQFRAIFERAAIGIGLTDEKGRTLRANPALHQILGYRAEELRGMSFAEVTYPDDLEPDLSLYRELMAGQRDHYQLEKRYLRKDGQLIWGRVILSLARDTAGKPWFAVGMVEDITQHKRAEEELHRRGAILEAINFAAERFLRFGDWEKCIQEVLERLGQAVDVSRAYVFENHAGSDGVLLTSQRHEWVAPGITPQIDNPELQNFSWEARGFGRWVELMSQGQAIYGPIREFPDAERVTFAAQDIQSLVCVPILTDTQRWWGFIGFDECRYEREWSEVEIELLKTAAGILGAAIQRQRAEEAEREQRQLAEALREISNTLTSTLDLNEVLDRTLEKVGHVVPHDAADIMLIESGVARVVRHRGYTQRGLQPWITALRFTVSEVSNLRQMAETGQPMLIEDVWDYEGWVIVEEALWIRSYIGAPIRLKDRVIGFLNLNSSTPGFFSAAHAERLQAFADQVAIALENAHLYDEARRRLQEVTLLSRVISLTASATNLREAWQEICAELARFFRVPQATFALLNPERTSAEVIAEYRDPDRPSGLGIRIPVADNPSMAYILAHKAPLAITDAQSDPRLAPISEVMRHRGTTSILIVPILSDGEVIGTLGIDAVERREFSEAEILLAQHVASQIGQALGRLQLFTAVQEHADRMDRLVSLTEALNRSMQVEELFAVIGQGALALSGADRVAVTRRNPDDTFTFVWSRGISQTYSEAVTSWLHELPGARLLKSPDPILITDIETQPKDTALYRLAVAEGYRALAIWPLVYEGRTTAAVGCYYDQPHLWSEDEQEVMLTFARQAAVALENARLYATLREANEQLQEALRAKDEMIQNVSHELRTPLTLIMGYVELLREGALGSLSPEQEHAVAVLASQSARLKLMVEQLLTLQTFRRDALCKERFDLGPWLTQHVRAWAARAAAAGVELMLDLSPDLPPILADSSLLSHVINNLLDNAIKFSPDGGRITVRARVVADGEPSSSHALPSLIISVTDEGIGIPPDKLNRVFERFYQVNGGLARRFGGMGIGLALCQRIVEAHDGRIWAESEGEGRGSTFYIMLPLTGA